A single Opisthocomus hoazin isolate bOpiHoa1 chromosome 1, bOpiHoa1.hap1, whole genome shotgun sequence DNA region contains:
- the LOC104335491 gene encoding endogenous retrovirus group K member 11 Pol protein, with protein MGSNDRHLCSKSAFLEGAAATEPTICLTWLTEKPVWVDQWRLSSEKADALRTLVDEQLQQGCIVPTTSQWNTPVSVIKKKSGKWRLLHDLRQVNAVIEDMGALQPGMPSPTMIPRNCDIIVMDLKDSFFIIPLAPEDALRFAFSLPSVNHQEPMQRYHWTVLPQEMKNSPTICQIYVAKALSTVHQQYPDIIWYHYMDDILLAGKTPEALTPVIRDTLVSLKAYGLQLAPEKTQRQAPWKYLGWKILEHAIEPQAVKLQTDIKTLNDLQKLLGSINWVRTFLGIDSSVLEPLFDLLKGAPTLASSPSLTTAAQEDLAEVSQVICHRQAQRIQEGKGFNKGYVINQSKQPVGLLAQWNEDEEKDPLSIIEWIFLPHQPQKIIVTCVKMFSLLIRKGHR; from the coding sequence ATGGGGAGTAACGATAGGCACCTCTGCTCAAAGTCAGCATTTTTAGAAGGGGCTGCTGCAACTGAGCCTACTATTTGTCTCACGTGGCTCACTGAAAAGCCTGTGTGGGTGGACCAGTGGCGCCTATCATCAGAGAAGGCCGATGCATTGAGAACACTAGTGGATGAACAACTACAGCAAGGATGCATTGTCCCTACCACTAGCCAGTGGAATACACCTGTGTCTGTCATAAAGAAAAAGAGTGGTAAATGGAGACTGTTACACGACCTACGACAAGTCAATGCAGTGATTGAGGACATGGGGGCGCTGCAGCCAGGCATGCCCTCTCCAACAATGATTCCCCGAAACTGCGATATTATCGTCATGGACTTAAAAGACAGTTTTTTTATTATACCTCTTGCTCCTGAAGATGCATTGCGATTTGCCTTTTCATTACCATCAGTAAATCATCAAGAACCTATGCAACGGTACCACTGGACAGTACTACctcaggaaatgaaaaatagtcccactaTCTGCCAAATATATGTAGCCAAAGCACTGTCTACAGTTCATCAACAATATCCAGATATCATCTGGTATCACTACATGGATGACATACTACTTGCAGGAAAAACACCTGAGGCACTGACACCGGTGATACGAGATACCCTTGTTAGCCTCAAGGCTTACGGCCTACAGTTAGCTCCTGAGAAAACACAGCGTCAAGCTCCATGGAAGTACCTAGGATGGAAAATACTCGAGCATGCCATCGAACCTCAAGCTGTAAAATTACAAACAGACATCAAAACACTGAACGACCTTCAAAAACTGTTGGGGTCTATTAACTGGGTGAGGACATTTTTGGGAATAGACAGTAGTGTACTAGAGCCATTGTTTGACCTATTGAAAGGGGCCCCAACTCTGGCCTCCTCTCCTAGTTTGACAACAGCAGCACAGGAAGACTTAGCAGAAGTGTCACAGGTGATTTGCCACCGTCAAGCACAGCGAATCCAAGAAGGAAAGGGTTTTAATAAAGGGTATGTTATTAATCAGTCTAAACAACCTGTAGGATTATTAGCCCAGTGGAATGAGGATGAAGAGAAGGATCCTCTATCCATAATAGAATGGATCTTTTTACCTCATCAGCCTCAGAAAATTATAGTCACCTGCGTCAAAATGTTTTCCCTGTTAATTCGAAAGGGTCACAGGTGA